A part of Ooceraea biroi isolate clonal line C1 chromosome 10, Obir_v5.4, whole genome shotgun sequence genomic DNA contains:
- the LOC105278370 gene encoding dolichol-phosphate mannosyltransferase subunit 3: MTKLLEWLSGATVACGLWVAMLTSNLPLFKQSHEIILFLPVICLFLFGLYAATVILYRVFTFNTCKSAAIELQQQIKEAKKDLQSKGVTLSRATSS, translated from the exons ATGACAAAACTGTTGGAATGGTTGTCGGGTGCAACTGTGGCTTGCGGCTTGTGGGTTGCTATGCTTACAAGCAATCTTCCTCTTTTTAAGCAGTCGCACGAAATTATACTTTTCCTTCCAGTCATCTGTCTGTTCCTTTTTGGCCTATACGCAGCTACTGTTATTCTGTACAGAGTATTTACCTTTAATACTTGTAAAAGTGCAGCCATCGAACTCCAGCAA cAAATAAAAGAAGCTAAGAAAGATCTGCAAAGCAAAGGTGTAACACTGTCGAGGGCTACTAGTTcttaa
- the LOC105278367 gene encoding ankyrin repeat domain-containing protein 40 has translation MERVLEERLREAVCVGDVDAVQEFINLGVDVNARQPVSGWTALHWACKKGHLLVAALLLKNGADRNLWSEMGETPASLCSNQQILHLLGASSDAQRIMNDSLHTVTSTYAQPDFLHVATNPSKPRNNVYDEGRSVTSFHDELVLKIRVANSADPDFVEVELPRGELTYQALLYLCCKELELNPHQVQKLRKLPNTKLRRDKDVQRLQNFQEIEVVTDTTIVYKSMQSANGLANNLPILPANGYQSISKKDQTILY, from the exons ATGGAGAGAGTACTCGAAGAACGTCTGAGGGAAGCAGTTTGTGTTGGTGACGTGGATGCTGTGCAAGAGTTCATAAATTTAGGAGTCGACGTTAATGCACGGCAACCTGTCAGCGGATG gACTGCTTTACACTGGGCATGCAAGAAGGGACACCTGCTTGTTGCCGCTTTGCTCTTAAAAAATGGTGCTGATAGAAACCTGTGGTCCGAGATGGGTGAAACTCCAGCATCCTTATGCAGTAATCAGCAGATCTTACATCTTTTGGGTGCAAGCAGTGATGCTCAGCGAATTATGAACGATTCGTTGCATACTGTTACATCTACGTATGCTCAACCAGATTTTCTGCATGTTGCTACAAATCCTTCTAAACCCAGAAATAATGTGTATGATGAAGGCAGATCCGTCACATCATTTCATGATG AATTGGTATTGAAAATTCGGGTCGCCAATTCAGCGGATCCAGATTTCGTGGAGGTAGAATTACCACGGGGTGAGCTGACGTACCAAGCCCTCTTGTACCTGTGTTGCAAGGAACTGGAGCTGAATCCACATCAGGTCCAGAAACTAAGAAAATTACCTAACACTAAACTGAGAAGGGATAAGGATGTTCAGAGGCTTCAGAACTTTCAAGAAATCGAGGTTGTTACGGACACGACGATCGTATACAAGAGTATGCAGAGTGCCAATGGCCTCGCCAACAACTTGCCGATATTGCCGGCCAATGGATATCAGAGTATATCCAAGAAGGATCAAACTATTTTGTACTGA
- the LOC105278368 gene encoding ribosomal L1 domain-containing protein CG13096: MEQKKNSGTRTSRKRTRSEMETPAQEGFDLKKLSKQHILQCISAIFHLTREQLKEKNNLIEEAEPIFLQVNCIKVPKTPRRRMRILLPHSVITSDDEVALFVCDLQRGRRKDYEPTVEHYRDLLSKHGCTRVNEIIPMNRVKTEFDQFELKRKLIASYDHFLVDGRISGHISHLLGKEFLKRRKLPTSIRIESKDLKHEVDYALRKMSMCIHSHGDTHVVQVGNTAMSEKEVLKNVWATCKHLYKNYPGGWENVRALRLKGARSLSIPIYVTLKDKNTVKVPIIQPRRPKAYRDAEGELSTLRNTRVLVKPSGEVIVTKDAKSTKKTKRKVKTKTLKKKEDRDI; encoded by the exons ATGGAGCAGAAGAAAAATTCAGGTACGCGCACCTCGCGAAAGCGAACACGTTCCGAAATGGAAACGCCTGCTCAAGAAGGATTCGATTTAAAGAAACTATCAAAACAACATATTCTGCAGTGTATTTCTGCGATTTTTCACTTGACGCGGGAACaattgaaagaaaagaacaatCTCATCGAAGAGGCCGAACCGATATTTTTACAAGTGAATTGCATCAAAGTCCCCAAAACTCCTCGCAGGCGAATGAGAAT CTTATTACCGCATTCAGTGATAACGTCAGACGACGAGGTCGCTCTGTTTGTCTGTGACCTGCagagaggaaggagaaagGATTACGAGCCAACGGTGGAACATTACAGGGACCTGTTAAGCAAGCACGGATGTACTCGTGTAAACGAGATAATACCTATGAATCGTgtgaaaactgaatttgatCAATTTGAGTTGAAGAGAAAACTGATAGCCAGTTACGATCACTTTCTCGTTGACGGTCGCATCAGCGGCCACATATCTCACTTGCTGGGAAAAGAATTTCTGAAGAGACGGAAATTGCCAACCTCCATCAGGATAGAGAGCAAAGATTTGAAACACGAGGTCGATTACGCATTGAGGAAAATGAGCATGTGCATTCACTCGCACGGTGATACCCACGTGGTCCAAGTAGGAAACACAGCCATGAGCGAGAAGGAAGTGCTCAAAAATGTCTGGGCTACGTGTAAGCACTTGTACAAAAATTATCCCGGTGGTTGGGAGAACGTACGAGCTCTTCGACTGAAAGGTGCCAGGAGTCTGTCGATTCCCATTTACGTGACATTAA aGGATAAAAATACAGTGAAAGTGCCGATAATTCAGCCAAGGAGGCCAAAGGCCTATCGTGACGCGGAGGGTGAACTATCAACACTGCGCAACACCAGAGTTCTAGTTAAACCCAGTGGCGAAGTGATCGTCACCAAAGACGCGAAGAGCACGAAGAAAACTAAAAGAAAAGTGAAAACCAAGACActgaagaaaaaggaagatcgagatatataa
- the LOC105278366 gene encoding GPI inositol-deacylase, with product MLEKIMKTFSIKWMIIYGIVSPFFTAIAFLYILGVARYITDFEENTCEMTYMFEYPQYVRISLDSDIKEKYPRFGLYAYGEGYVTEKLRRMHFSGIPVLFIPGNAGSHEQVRSIASVSLRKSIRDRIPYHFDFFAVSFNKDYSAFYGGVLMEQTTYVSHCIKAILALYKNKVDSVVLIGHSMGGIIAKGALVLTPNVNASYASMIINLATPSTPALVLDRIFANYYRELENRLHEIKDAGVKVVSIGGGPRDILVTAAQTYDRTADINVLSTSVPAVWKSTDHLSILWCKQLVFPIVRSLFDSVEYSKKPPRITSDPDVKMQSLSYHFQQHNSGKRLYHHKEKIQFEADSEWVNITDQQYVWHNNKIGSRKSSAIYLAMELSRTESDSVTIDTIDLENRDWLFVCAASEPASKVRDQRICEWGWNLTNKTRILPDPLYRLRKSIDLRLKDIDYLNVTHVVVRIVADDFDNHLAVNFDSYFYNSRVVSTKNRFLQLKHFFGLRETNLIESVKGSVRYYVTLPDIMDAVTVHLKVPTCTNLKHYAIVELLEPWNPGSTQSRFFTNTDDSPKTMKMQTLYGRRNETAILRLTLDPTCIYGINIQPAGPVDKISCRIRDRWPLLYITIISLLILFVSLRLHSGSDTLPTVAVTIILSFVFRVTYETCIALCIIGVSAIGVCCSVIFLGSVAHGVAVRFLARAITFSTTWSDWVLNGLTQLPFVTAVFVVSLIPATCGGLAMLISVFLYYLRLTRMYEDYLEGILLTPLQHFNWFKRLRSARHEEDDRSASQEIYNHLILFLLWSFAAIPAVPSVLVWAKNFSYDMRLTTEDPALLTCWTILSACGILGIAQISPIEETRTREVVLSYALRLVSWIVLSMSAAPRPFFYHWYMPPVTTALVTLITLNTLIP from the exons ATGCTtgagaaaattatgaaaaccTTTTCCATCAAATGGATGATCATCTACGGCATAGTGTCGCCGTTCTTCACGGCGATTGCCTTTTTGTACATTCTCGGAGTTGCAAGGTACATCACCGATTTTGAGGAGAATACGTGCGAGATGACGTACATGTTCGAGTACCCGCAGTATGTG AGAATATCTTTGGACAgcgatataaaagaaaaatatcccCGATTCGGATTATATGCCTATGGAGAAGGTTATGTAACGGAAAAACTGAGAAGAATGCACTTTTCTGGAATACCGGTGCTTTTCATACCAGGCAATGCTGGCTCTCATGAGCAAG TACGATCTATCGCTTCAGTAAGTTTAAGAAAGAGCATAAGGGACAGGATTCCCTACCACTTTGATTTTTTTGCTGTTTCATTCAACAAAGATTACTCTGCATTTTATGGAG GTGTTCTTATGGAGCAGACCACGTACGTCTCGCATTGCATAAAAGCAATATTAGCTTTGTACAAAAACAAAGTGGACAGTGTTGTACTGATTGGTCATTCTATG GGCGGCATCATAGCGAAGGGTGCTCTTGTGCTAACGCCGAACGTGAATGCTTCGTACGCGAGCATGATAATAAACCTGGCTACTCCCAGCACTCCTGCTTTGGTCCTCGACAGGATCTTCGCGAATTACTATCGCGAGCTGGAGAACCGCCTGCACGAGATCAAGGATGCGGGAGTGAAAGTGGTGTCTATCGGCGGTGGGCCGCGCGACATCCTCGTAACCGCCGCGCAAACGTACGACCGCACGGCAGACATAAATGTCCTCTCGACGAGTGTGCCGGCCGTTTGGAAGTCCACGGATCACTTGAGCATCCTGTGGTGCAAGCAGCTGGTGTTCCCGATCGTGCGCTCGCTCTTCGATTCCGTCGAGTATTCGAAGAAGCCGCCTAGGATCACGTCAGATCCCGATGTGAAGATGCAGTCTCTGTCCTATCACTTTCAGCAG CACAACTCGGGCAAGAGGCTGTACCATCATAAGGAAAAAATTCAGTTCGAAGCCGACAGCGAGTGGGTGAATATTACGGATCAGCAGTACGTCTGGCACAATAATAAGATCGGGTCGAGAAAATCATCGGCGATCTATCTGGCGATGGAACTGTCCCGGACTGAGTCGGACTCTGTGACCATCGATACGATAGATTTGGAAAACAGAGACTGGTTATTTGTGTGCGCGGCGTCAGAACCAGCGTCGAAAGTGAGGGACCAACGGATTTG CGAATGGGGCTGGAATTTGACAAATAAAACGAGAATCTTGCCCGATCCCCTGTATCGCTTGAGAAAGAGCATCGATCTGAGGCTGAAGGATATCGATTATCTAAACGTCACGCACGTCGTTGTGAGAATAGTGGCAGATGATTTCGATAATCATCTCGCGGTCAACTTCGACTCGTATTTTTACAACAGCCGAGTGGTATCCACGAAAAACCGATTCCTGCAGCTGAAACATTTCTTCGGCCTCCGCGAGACCAATCTGATCGAGAGCGTCAAGGGCAGCGTAAGGTACTACGTGACGCTTCCCGATATCATGGATGCGGTCACGGTCCATCTGAAGGTGCCCACGTGCACGAATCTCAAGCACTACGCTATCGTCGAGCTGCTCGAGCCGTGGAACCCGGGATCGACGCAATCGAGATTTTTCACCAACAC GGACGACAGCCCGAAGACGATGAAGATGCAGACTCTCTACGGACGTCGGAACGAAACGGCGATTTTAAGGCTGACCCTCGATCCGACCTGCATTTACGGAATCAACATTCAACCGGCGGGGCCCGTCGACAAGATCTCCTGCAGGATACGGGACCGTTGGCCGTTGCTTTACATCACGATAATCAGTTTACTCATACTGTTCGTCTCTCTGAGATTACACAGCGGCTCGGACACACTGCCGACAGTAGCTGTTACTATAATATTGTCCTTCGTCTTTCGAGTTACTTATGAGACCTGCATAGCTCTGTGTATCATTGGCGTGTCTGCCATTGGCGTTTGCTGCTCCGTCATATTTCTCGGTTCCGTTGCGCATGGAGTAGCGGTCAG ATTTCTCGCACGCGCGATAACCTTCTCGACAACGTGGTCCGACTGGGTGCTGAACGGCCTGACTCAGTTACCATTCGTCACAGCCGTCTTCGTGGTGTCCCTGATTCCAGCAACGTGCGGCGGCTTGGCTATGCTGATCTCCGTGTTTCTGTATTACCTCAGGTTAACGAGGATGTACGAGGATTATCTGGAAGGAATATTATTGACCCCGCTCCAGCATTTCAATTGGTTTAAACGTTTGAGGAGCGCAAGGCACGAGGAAGATGACAGAAGTGCTAGTCAAGAGATCTATAATCACCTGATCCTGTTCCTCTTGTGGAGTTTCGCTGCAATCCCGGCGGTCCCATCTGTTCTTGTTTGGGCGAAAAATTTcag ctACGACATGAGGCTCACCACGGAGGATCCTGCGCTTCTGACGTGCTGGACAATACTCTCCGCATGCGGTATATTGGGTATCGCGCAGATCTCACCTATCGAGGAGACCCGCACGAGGGAGGTCGTATTAAGTTACGCGCTACGGCTCGTAAGCTGGATCGTCCTCTCGATGTCGGCAGCCCCGCGCCCGTTTTTCTACCACTGGTACATGCCGCCCGTCACAACCGCGCTAGTAACGCTTATCACGCTAAATACACTCATACCCTAA